A region of Vigna radiata var. radiata cultivar VC1973A chromosome 10, Vradiata_ver6, whole genome shotgun sequence DNA encodes the following proteins:
- the LOC111242685 gene encoding 5'-3' exoribonuclease 4-like — protein sequence MEGLCWICHYYYQGVSSWKWPRVSGAIVRYQLGEATHRFIKNILNIKSNDTSHGMLEQPPLHHKTNRLRLVRYGKYYGENASGYNGQYNHHGMMTTPKYGGHSDRQHFKIRDRLQREEQFHNVKTEFSALSMEERERPRSLRLPSSRPIANLQPWFVQNMDPSIPSTKWMTKPQPTNGMPTRNQEAALGPTAYDKQTKKVYQVKIRQLDTPKSAKQ from the exons ATGGAAGGCCTTTGTTGGATTTGTCACTATTATTATCAGGGTGTCAGCTCATGGAAGTG GCCACGAGTATCTGGAGCCATCGTTAGATATCAACTGGGAGAAGCAACTCATCGATTTATTAAGAACATTCTCAACATTAAATCAAATGACACATCCCATGGAATGCTGGAGCAACCTCCACTCCATCATAAAACGAACAGGCTTCGATTAGTTAGATATGGAAAATATTATGGTGAGAATGCAAGTGGTTATAATGGGCAATATAATCACCATGGCATGATGACTACACCAAAATATGGTGGACATAGTGATAGACAACATTTTAAGATACGCGATAGGTTACAACGTGAAGAACAGTTCCACAATGTGAAAACTGAGTTTTCTGCTCTATCGATGGAGGAAAGAGAGAGACCCAGGTCATTAAGGCTTCCAAGTTCCAGACCAATAGCCAATTTACAACCCTGGTTTGTGCAGAACATGGATCCTTCAATACCATCTACAAAATGGATGACTAAACCACAACCTACGAATGGCATGCCTACTAGGAATCAAGAAGCTGCATTGGGGCCAACAGCTTATGATAAGCAGACCAAGAAGGTTTACCAAGTTAAAATACGTCAGCTAGATACACCAAAATCTGCGAAGCAATAG